From Paenibacillus polymyxa, the proteins below share one genomic window:
- a CDS encoding helix-turn-helix domain-containing protein: MSELGQQLKEARLQKGLSLDDVQEMTKIRKRYLEAIETGDYKVLPGSFYVRAFIKTYAETVGLNPDELLEGHQSNVPEPEPEAVMEPVTQKRSSRPATIGNLKWLPTALMWLFLVLIVGVIYAYWVSNNHSTPKTAENTTPITTPSTPSTPSTPSTTPNTTPSTTPNTSTPNTTTTPNNGQTTAPNGAGGQTPDTGKTGETQPGGTGTTDATTPNPGQQPDTTTPAQGVTVAQDGKQGKTTIFKVSSATGATVKVDIKATGESWLEVYKGQNSRGEKLSYGMTKSGDAMSFDIGPEGLYIKSGRSSATDISVAGQPITDNKSTTRVLIQQGEASSTGASTGVTGSTDTTTNGSTDTTQSGTDSSTTTDGE, translated from the coding sequence ATGTCAGAACTGGGTCAGCAATTAAAGGAGGCCCGGCTGCAAAAAGGATTGAGCCTTGACGATGTTCAGGAAATGACGAAGATACGCAAACGTTATCTGGAAGCCATTGAGACGGGCGATTACAAAGTGCTGCCGGGAAGCTTTTATGTCAGAGCTTTTATTAAAACATACGCCGAAACGGTTGGGTTGAATCCCGATGAGCTTCTGGAAGGGCACCAAAGCAATGTGCCTGAACCTGAACCGGAAGCAGTCATGGAGCCTGTTACACAAAAACGCTCCAGCCGTCCCGCGACGATTGGCAATCTTAAATGGTTGCCTACAGCGTTAATGTGGCTTTTTCTAGTTCTCATTGTTGGGGTTATTTATGCTTATTGGGTGAGTAACAACCATTCCACTCCAAAAACAGCAGAAAATACAACGCCGATTACAACACCAAGTACACCAAGTACACCAAGTACACCAAGTACAACACCTAACACAACGCCAAGTACGACACCAAACACGTCTACTCCAAATACAACTACGACACCGAATAATGGTCAGACAACGGCACCAAATGGTGCTGGCGGGCAGACCCCTGATACGGGAAAAACCGGGGAAACCCAGCCAGGTGGTACGGGAACTACAGATGCGACTACTCCAAATCCTGGTCAGCAGCCGGATACGACTACGCCAGCGCAGGGAGTAACTGTGGCTCAGGATGGTAAGCAAGGCAAGACGACGATCTTCAAAGTCTCCAGTGCAACGGGGGCCACGGTCAAGGTTGATATTAAAGCAACGGGCGAAAGCTGGCTTGAGGTGTACAAGGGACAAAATTCCCGTGGAGAAAAGCTGAGCTATGGTATGACTAAAAGTGGAGATGCCATGTCTTTCGATATCGGTCCTGAAGGCTTATATATCAAATCAGGACGGTCTTCTGCCACGGATATTTCCGTCGCCGGCCAACCGATAACCGATAATAAATCGACGACCCGGGTGTTGATACAGCAAGGGGAAGCTTCTTCCACTGGAGCGAGTACTGGGGTGACGGGTTCAACGGATACGACGACAAATGGTAGTACGGATACTACACAAAGTGGGACAGATTCTAGTACAACTACTGATGGTGAATAA
- a CDS encoding DUF3388 domain-containing protein produces MTEETKQWYMEYKIHKNRPGLLGDIASMLGILGVNILTINGVEGERRGMLLETDDDEKIRILGDTLKKASNITVTALRAPRLVDILAVRHGRYIDRDSDDRKTFRFTRDELGLLVDFLGEVLKRDGNQVIGLRGMPRVGKTESIIASSVCAMKRWTFVSSTLLRQTVRSQLSEEEMNPNNVFIIDGIVSTIRSNERHYHLLQEIMSMPSTKVIEHPDVFVRESGYSFDDFNIIIELRNNPAEEIIYDTFTASYTEDL; encoded by the coding sequence GTGACGGAAGAGACAAAACAGTGGTACATGGAATACAAGATACATAAAAATCGACCCGGACTGCTGGGGGACATTGCTTCCATGCTTGGTATTCTGGGGGTTAATATACTGACGATTAACGGTGTTGAAGGCGAAAGACGGGGGATGCTTCTCGAAACAGACGATGACGAGAAAATACGCATTCTCGGAGATACGTTGAAAAAAGCCAGCAACATTACAGTCACGGCCTTACGTGCTCCGAGACTGGTCGATATATTGGCAGTAAGACACGGCCGTTACATCGATCGGGATTCGGATGATCGTAAAACTTTCCGTTTTACACGTGATGAGCTTGGGTTGCTGGTCGATTTTTTGGGTGAAGTATTAAAGAGGGATGGCAATCAGGTAATCGGTCTTCGCGGAATGCCGCGTGTTGGTAAAACGGAATCCATTATTGCCAGTAGTGTATGTGCAATGAAGCGTTGGACTTTTGTGTCGTCGACGTTATTACGACAGACGGTACGCAGTCAGCTTTCTGAGGAAGAAATGAATCCCAACAATGTGTTTATTATTGACGGCATTGTGAGTACCATTCGATCCAATGAAAGACATTATCACCTGCTTCAGGAAATTATGAGCATGCCAAGTACCAAAGTGATTGAGCATCCTGATGTATTTGTGCGTGAATCGGGATACAGCTTTGACGATTTCAATATCATTATTGAACTTCGCAATAATCCGGCTGAGGAAATTATTTATGATACCTTTACAGCCAGTTATACAGAAGATCTTTAA
- a CDS encoding DUF3243 domain-containing protein: MSTVVQNFDVWKKFLGQRVEQAEKLGISQDTIAELAYEIGDFLDEKVDPANHSNRALKELWGVADEDERHTIARLMVKLAKSNA; this comes from the coding sequence ATGTCAACAGTTGTTCAGAATTTTGATGTTTGGAAAAAGTTCCTTGGTCAGCGTGTAGAGCAAGCAGAGAAGCTGGGAATCAGTCAAGATACCATTGCGGAGCTTGCTTACGAAATCGGTGATTTTCTGGATGAGAAGGTCGATCCAGCTAACCATTCCAACCGCGCACTGAAAGAACTGTGGGGAGTTGCCGATGAGGACGAACGTCACACCATCGCCCGGCTAATGGTTAAATTAGCTAAGAGCAACGCATAA
- the ymfI gene encoding elongation factor P 5-aminopentanone reductase, whose amino-acid sequence MTTEGGELKAIGDTTVLITGASGGIGAAIAERFAAVGMNVVIHYMKSHEKANEVARRCMTYSGKVMTVSADLRSKEQIERMREKLDNHGLKPDILVNNAGLSHYGLLSDVSEEEWDEVMAVNVKGTFLCTQVFMPHMISQRYGRIVNVSSVWGICGASCEVLYSTTKGGINAFTKALAQEVAPSGVTVNAVAPGAVDTSMLDHLDAGEINSLEEEIPAGRLARPDEISSLVYFLALPESGYINGQVISPNGGWVT is encoded by the coding sequence ATGACCACCGAGGGCGGAGAGTTAAAGGCTATTGGCGATACGACTGTGCTGATTACAGGAGCAAGTGGTGGAATTGGTGCGGCTATTGCCGAGCGTTTTGCAGCAGTAGGGATGAATGTGGTCATTCACTACATGAAGTCCCATGAAAAAGCAAATGAAGTTGCTCGTCGTTGCATGACTTATTCAGGCAAGGTAATGACTGTTTCAGCCGATCTGCGGAGTAAGGAGCAGATTGAACGTATGCGGGAAAAGCTGGATAATCACGGATTGAAGCCAGATATTCTAGTGAATAATGCTGGATTATCTCATTATGGGCTGCTTTCAGATGTATCGGAAGAGGAATGGGACGAAGTGATGGCCGTGAATGTTAAGGGAACTTTTTTGTGTACGCAGGTTTTTATGCCGCATATGATTTCCCAACGCTATGGCCGTATTGTGAATGTTTCGTCTGTGTGGGGCATATGTGGAGCTTCGTGCGAGGTATTGTACTCCACTACCAAGGGAGGCATTAACGCTTTCACTAAAGCACTGGCTCAAGAGGTTGCGCCTTCTGGCGTAACCGTGAATGCTGTGGCTCCAGGGGCGGTAGACACGTCGATGTTGGATCATTTGGATGCAGGCGAAATTAACAGTTTGGAAGAAGAAATCCCTGCTGGACGATTGGCACGGCCTGATGAAATATCGTCCCTGGTTTATTTTCTTGCGCTTCCTGAGTCAGGTTATATTAATGGCCAGGTCATAAGTCCTAACGGAGGATGGGTGACGTAA
- the yfmH gene encoding EF-P 5-aminopentanol modification-associated protein YfmH, translating into MEHISYEHLQETLYYEVMDNGLHVYVLPKPGFQKTYATFATKYGSVDNHFRVEGQQSVKVPDGIAHFLEHKMFEEPEGDIFATFSSNGASANAFTSFDQTVYLFSATERIQENLTTLVNFVQHPYFTDENVEKEKGIIGQEINMYEDNPDWRSYFGLIEALYKVHPVHIDIAGTIQSISTITKETLYSCYEAFYHPSNMILFVVGGVDPAEVIELVRNNQAKKDYKPQGEIERIFDDEPTTVAEPRHEVKLAVSLPKLLFGFKEAEVGLTGEALLRHDLETKLMLDLLFGSSTQLYQKLYDEDLISDSFGHEYNSTQQYAFSAIGGDTKDPDRLLARIREEVESIQKQGFAAEHFERARKKKIGGYLRTLNSPENIAHEFTRHRFRGSDFFQLLPVYESITLEDVNRRLKDHIKWDQMAISLVVSP; encoded by the coding sequence TTGGAGCATATATCGTATGAGCACTTGCAGGAGACGCTGTACTATGAAGTAATGGATAATGGCTTGCACGTTTATGTGTTGCCCAAACCGGGCTTTCAGAAGACGTATGCCACATTTGCAACTAAATATGGCTCGGTTGATAATCATTTCCGGGTAGAAGGTCAACAGTCCGTCAAGGTGCCGGATGGCATAGCTCATTTTTTGGAGCATAAAATGTTTGAAGAGCCCGAAGGCGATATTTTTGCTACCTTTTCCTCTAATGGAGCATCGGCGAACGCATTTACGAGCTTTGATCAGACCGTATATCTGTTTTCGGCAACCGAACGCATTCAAGAGAATTTGACCACACTAGTCAACTTTGTTCAGCATCCTTACTTTACAGATGAAAATGTGGAGAAGGAAAAAGGCATTATAGGCCAGGAAATCAATATGTATGAAGATAACCCCGACTGGCGGAGTTACTTTGGTCTGATTGAGGCATTGTACAAGGTCCATCCGGTGCATATTGATATAGCAGGTACTATTCAATCCATCAGTACGATTACGAAGGAAACATTGTACAGTTGCTATGAAGCTTTTTACCATCCAAGTAATATGATTCTTTTTGTAGTAGGTGGAGTGGATCCAGCCGAAGTAATCGAATTGGTACGTAATAATCAGGCGAAAAAAGACTATAAGCCGCAGGGGGAGATCGAGCGGATTTTCGATGATGAACCCACAACGGTTGCAGAGCCGCGTCATGAGGTAAAGCTGGCTGTTTCTTTGCCAAAGTTGCTGTTTGGATTCAAGGAGGCTGAAGTAGGTCTAACGGGAGAAGCTTTGCTACGTCATGATCTGGAAACCAAGCTGATGCTTGATCTCTTGTTTGGTTCCAGTACACAGCTATATCAGAAGCTCTACGATGAGGACCTGATTTCGGACAGTTTTGGCCATGAGTACAATAGTACGCAACAGTATGCATTTTCTGCGATCGGCGGGGATACCAAAGACCCTGATCGGCTGTTGGCTAGGATACGAGAAGAGGTAGAGTCTATTCAGAAGCAGGGGTTTGCAGCAGAACATTTTGAACGAGCGCGCAAAAAGAAGATCGGCGGTTATCTACGCACTCTCAATTCTCCCGAAAATATTGCGCATGAGTTTACAAGACATCGCTTCCGGGGCAGTGATTTTTTTCAATTGCTTCCGGTTTATGAAAGTATCACGCTTGAGGATGTAAACCGTCGTCTGAAAGATCATATAAAGTGGGATCAAATGGCAATATCGCTGGTGGTGAGTCCGTAA
- the yfmF gene encoding EF-P 5-aminopentanol modification-associated protein YfmF, with protein MNKTGFERGTRRQLRIHVLPTKRFKTFAISLYVGTPLREETVTRVGLVPFVLRRGTESYPQTTQFREQLEQLYGAGFGFDVYKRGDYQIVQFRMDTINDNFVSSPDSLLDRSFSFLGEVLTKPALENGAFQTGYVQQERENVRKKLESIVNDKIRYAGERCMEEMCKDEPYRLHPLGQRSDLDSINAQNLYEAYGDWLNNASMDLYVVGDTTLEEVEKFVDRYFQLNRSTETGYVPEQPKSVERDVQTIVERLDVNQGKLNMGLRTPITYGDKRYASALMYNGVLGGYPHSKLFVNVREKESLAYYASSRYDGHKGIGTIQSGIEIPNYEKAVTIIRKQLEDTQNGAITELEMTQTQAMIRNLLKEMQDSAFEMIAYDFNRQLSGKERTVEELLSQVEAVKVQDVQDAARTFRLDTIYFLRDQKGE; from the coding sequence TTGAACAAAACAGGTTTCGAGCGTGGCACACGCAGACAACTAAGGATTCATGTACTGCCCACCAAGCGCTTTAAGACGTTCGCCATATCGTTGTATGTAGGTACTCCGCTACGTGAGGAAACTGTAACTCGTGTGGGGCTGGTACCTTTCGTTCTGCGACGGGGTACAGAATCGTATCCGCAGACTACACAATTTAGAGAGCAGTTAGAACAATTGTATGGTGCGGGTTTTGGATTCGATGTATATAAACGTGGAGATTATCAGATCGTGCAATTTCGCATGGATACAATTAATGACAACTTTGTAAGCAGTCCGGATAGTTTGCTGGATCGTTCGTTTTCTTTCCTTGGAGAGGTTCTGACGAAGCCTGCATTGGAAAACGGTGCATTTCAAACGGGATATGTACAGCAGGAACGAGAAAATGTTCGTAAGAAGCTGGAATCTATAGTTAACGATAAAATACGTTATGCTGGGGAGCGCTGTATGGAGGAGATGTGCAAAGATGAGCCTTATCGTCTGCATCCTCTTGGTCAACGATCAGATCTGGACAGCATAAATGCACAAAATTTGTATGAGGCTTATGGAGACTGGCTGAATAATGCCAGCATGGATTTATACGTCGTGGGAGATACCACGCTGGAAGAAGTTGAAAAGTTTGTGGATCGCTATTTTCAATTAAACCGCTCGACGGAAACGGGATATGTACCTGAACAGCCCAAATCGGTAGAACGTGATGTTCAAACTATAGTAGAGCGTCTTGATGTAAACCAAGGCAAGCTCAACATGGGGCTACGAACCCCTATTACGTATGGCGATAAACGTTATGCTTCTGCATTAATGTACAATGGCGTTCTGGGTGGGTATCCGCATTCAAAGCTGTTTGTCAATGTGAGGGAGAAGGAGAGTTTGGCGTACTATGCTTCGTCACGCTATGACGGGCATAAAGGCATTGGCACAATACAATCCGGTATCGAAATTCCTAATTATGAAAAAGCGGTTACTATTATCCGCAAGCAACTGGAAGATACACAAAATGGAGCAATTACCGAGCTGGAAATGACCCAAACGCAGGCAATGATACGCAACTTGCTAAAGGAAATGCAGGACTCCGCTTTTGAGATGATTGCCTATGATTTTAACAGACAGCTTTCCGGCAAAGAGCGGACGGTCGAGGAGCTGCTGAGCCAGGTGGAGGCAGTCAAGGTGCAGGATGTTCAGGATGCCGCCCGGACGTTCCGACTGGACACTATTTATTTCTTGAGAGACCAGAAGGGGGAATAG
- the sleB gene encoding spore cortex-lytic enzyme, translating into MKKTMVWICTGILAASAITYTGLFKNDSVQQRVESPSTQQKVTAAQPVQPTFSSEAVDFGSYGQDVYELQSRLKLLGFFGGKVDSHFGSSTLKAVKGFQKEFGIRPDGVVGAKTKLKLVNATPHWKPTETPMHRNNQGSDQGQAANKNDKSDQNEETMGSANTMGLSENDLKIMANAVYGESRGEPFEGQVAVAAVILNRVKSPSFPNTPSGVIFQPGAFTAVADGQIWLTPNETAQKAVRQALNGWDPSGGCLYYFNPKTATSKWIWSRPQVKTIGEHIFCM; encoded by the coding sequence ATGAAAAAAACAATGGTCTGGATTTGCACGGGTATCCTCGCAGCCTCGGCTATTACGTACACAGGACTTTTTAAAAACGACTCTGTACAGCAGCGAGTAGAGTCGCCAAGCACGCAGCAGAAAGTAACAGCGGCGCAGCCTGTTCAGCCGACATTCAGTTCAGAAGCGGTTGATTTTGGCTCTTATGGCCAGGATGTATATGAACTGCAATCACGATTGAAGCTGCTGGGTTTTTTTGGCGGAAAAGTGGACAGCCATTTTGGCAGCAGTACACTAAAGGCTGTAAAGGGTTTTCAAAAGGAGTTTGGTATCAGACCCGATGGAGTGGTTGGTGCGAAAACCAAATTAAAGCTGGTGAATGCTACTCCACACTGGAAGCCGACGGAAACGCCTATGCATCGTAATAATCAAGGTTCTGATCAGGGACAGGCAGCGAACAAAAACGATAAATCTGATCAAAATGAGGAAACGATGGGATCAGCCAACACCATGGGACTGTCTGAAAACGATCTTAAAATCATGGCCAATGCGGTCTATGGTGAATCCCGCGGTGAGCCGTTTGAAGGACAAGTTGCCGTGGCGGCTGTTATTTTGAACAGGGTCAAGTCGCCAAGTTTTCCGAATACACCGTCTGGGGTAATCTTTCAGCCGGGGGCTTTCACTGCTGTAGCAGACGGCCAAATCTGGCTCACGCCGAATGAGACTGCACAAAAGGCGGTACGTCAAGCCCTGAACGGCTGGGACCCAAGCGGAGGATGTCTATATTATTTTAACCCTAAAACAGCTACCTCCAAATGGATTTGGAGCCGTCCGCAGGTGAAAACCATCGGGGAACATATTTTCTGCATGTAA
- a CDS encoding FtsK/SpoIIIE family DNA translocase — protein MSRRRKRKKKAIFGGVLKYEIYGIVLITLAVIALSGEAAVGRSLSKMFGLVLGKFYFVIPLIGIYYGLMVMIHRKWPNQWNSRKTGLLLLVFAFTLMSSISSMEQRLGPINALQPGGVMSQIHIDMREQLLSPDQQGHTSMLNKDISGGYVGALQLTVLLWLFGLTGAKLIMIVMFVICFMLMTQLSYVDLVRIVKTKLLTAGGSVRKKWTGKATPLSASSKGSGNRKPKSEPIPAYEEDMDDDFDEMQPPARKQPIFFQLFGLKNTDKADKEEQTAHADEDEHDLLYEAGDVQPQWRNGNQGEELSDVIEHAEQEASIPVKRSPIIRDFFEQVKNEEKRSEAELEDSLTGGVRNDSIDEPLDSNFMDADANTNININDSATIHGTSEEAQKLAQTIANGLTGEEAEGNNVAIPAPPPPKPYKLPSFRLLAKPQNAGKGMGQKDYMQTARKLEATLESFGVRAKVLEVVRGPAVTRYEIQPDIGVKVSRIVSLTDDIALALAAKDIRMEAPIPGKSAIGIEVPNNEVSIVTMREVMETTVFQESVSNLSIAFGRDIAGQTIVGNLAKMPHLLVAGATGSGKSVCINGIITSILYKAKPDEVKFLMVDPKMVELNVYNGIPHLLAPVVTDPKRASLALKKIVVEMEKRYELFSKSGTRNIEGYNNLMKDNPDAFLPYIVVIVDELADLMMVAAGDVEDAIARLAQMARAAGIHLIIATQRPSVDVITGVIKANIPSRIAFGVSSQVDSRTILDMGGAEKLLGRGDMLFMPMGASKPVRVQGAFMSDQEVENIVNYVREQGEAQYDETLVPEVEEVSTDADEMLDELYDQAVNIILEAKQASVSLLQRRMRIGYTRAARLIDSMEARGVIGPYEGSKPREVLISMEQYQQNKVSS, from the coding sequence ATGTCCAGAAGAAGAAAAAGAAAAAAGAAAGCCATATTTGGCGGAGTTTTAAAATATGAAATTTACGGCATTGTGCTGATTACATTGGCGGTCATTGCGTTATCGGGTGAAGCGGCAGTTGGTCGGTCGCTATCCAAGATGTTTGGGCTTGTACTGGGGAAATTTTATTTTGTGATTCCCCTGATTGGCATTTATTATGGTCTGATGGTGATGATTCACCGCAAGTGGCCGAACCAGTGGAACTCACGGAAGACGGGTTTGCTGTTGTTGGTATTTGCCTTTACACTTATGAGTTCTATTTCATCTATGGAGCAGCGTTTGGGACCGATTAACGCGCTTCAGCCGGGCGGAGTGATGAGCCAGATACATATAGATATGCGTGAGCAGTTGCTGTCGCCTGATCAGCAAGGCCATACCTCGATGCTGAATAAGGATATTAGCGGGGGCTACGTTGGCGCATTACAGCTTACCGTTCTGTTGTGGCTGTTTGGTCTCACAGGAGCTAAGCTGATCATGATTGTCATGTTCGTCATTTGTTTTATGCTGATGACCCAGCTGTCTTATGTGGATTTAGTGCGGATTGTAAAGACCAAGCTACTGACAGCCGGGGGAAGCGTGCGGAAAAAATGGACTGGTAAAGCCACTCCGCTTTCTGCATCTAGCAAAGGCAGTGGAAATAGAAAACCCAAATCTGAGCCTATTCCTGCCTATGAAGAGGATATGGATGATGATTTTGATGAAATGCAGCCTCCAGCACGCAAGCAGCCAATTTTCTTTCAGTTGTTTGGCCTTAAAAATACAGATAAGGCGGACAAGGAAGAGCAAACTGCACATGCGGATGAAGATGAACATGATCTTCTATATGAGGCTGGTGACGTGCAGCCTCAGTGGAGAAATGGCAATCAGGGAGAAGAGCTGTCTGACGTAATCGAACACGCTGAGCAGGAAGCCTCAATTCCGGTAAAAAGATCGCCAATCATTAGGGACTTCTTCGAACAAGTGAAAAATGAGGAAAAAAGATCAGAGGCTGAACTTGAAGACTCCCTGACAGGTGGAGTGCGGAACGATTCCATTGATGAACCTCTGGATAGTAATTTTATGGATGCCGATGCGAATACGAATATAAATATAAATGATTCGGCAACGATCCATGGGACATCAGAAGAAGCCCAGAAACTGGCTCAGACGATTGCTAATGGATTGACAGGCGAAGAAGCTGAAGGGAACAATGTAGCTATTCCAGCTCCACCACCGCCTAAGCCGTACAAGCTTCCATCGTTCCGTTTGCTTGCCAAACCGCAAAATGCAGGCAAAGGTATGGGACAAAAGGATTACATGCAAACAGCACGCAAGCTGGAGGCCACGCTGGAAAGCTTCGGTGTTCGGGCGAAAGTGCTGGAGGTTGTACGTGGCCCAGCCGTCACACGCTATGAAATCCAACCGGACATTGGCGTGAAGGTTAGCCGGATTGTAAGTCTGACGGATGACATTGCACTTGCGCTTGCTGCAAAGGATATCCGTATGGAGGCACCTATTCCCGGCAAGTCCGCCATAGGAATAGAAGTTCCGAATAATGAAGTTTCTATCGTAACCATGCGTGAGGTAATGGAAACGACAGTTTTCCAGGAATCAGTTTCCAATTTGTCGATTGCATTTGGCCGTGATATTGCAGGACAAACGATTGTTGGTAATTTAGCTAAGATGCCCCATCTGCTTGTAGCTGGAGCTACGGGTTCGGGTAAATCGGTGTGTATCAATGGGATTATCACGAGTATTTTGTACAAAGCGAAGCCAGATGAGGTAAAATTTCTGATGGTTGATCCCAAGATGGTGGAGTTGAACGTGTACAACGGAATCCCCCATTTATTGGCTCCGGTCGTGACTGATCCCAAGCGTGCCTCACTGGCATTGAAGAAAATCGTAGTTGAAATGGAAAAAAGGTATGAGTTGTTTTCCAAATCAGGCACCCGTAATATTGAGGGCTACAACAATTTGATGAAGGATAACCCGGATGCATTTCTGCCTTACATTGTCGTTATTGTGGACGAGCTGGCAGATTTAATGATGGTTGCTGCAGGAGATGTGGAGGATGCGATTGCGCGTCTTGCCCAAATGGCGCGTGCAGCAGGCATCCATCTGATTATTGCAACACAAAGACCTTCGGTTGATGTAATTACAGGGGTTATTAAAGCCAATATTCCTTCACGTATTGCCTTCGGCGTTTCTTCGCAGGTGGATTCCCGCACCATACTGGATATGGGCGGTGCTGAGAAACTGCTCGGACGTGGTGACATGCTGTTCATGCCGATGGGGGCTTCCAAACCAGTCCGCGTTCAGGGAGCGTTTATGAGTGATCAGGAAGTGGAAAACATTGTTAACTATGTGCGTGAACAGGGTGAAGCTCAGTATGATGAAACGCTTGTGCCTGAGGTGGAAGAGGTATCCACTGATGCGGATGAAATGCTGGATGAGCTGTATGATCAGGCTGTCAACATCATTTTGGAGGCTAAACAAGCTTCCGTTTCGCTCCTTCAGCGCCGTATGCGGATCGGTTATACACGTGCTGCCCGACTGATTGACTCCATGGAAGCCCGCGGTGTCATCGGTCCTTACGAGGGAAGTAAGCCCCGTGAGGTACTTATCTCAATGGAACAATATCAGCAAAATAAAGTTAGCTCCTGA
- a CDS encoding YlzJ-like family protein — protein sequence MTLYTVMPMELVWEGMWKEAEELVEVRVDGLLMQVQPLESRRGIIVRLLDCPLDAYLNPRYGPGQIIEWS from the coding sequence ATGACACTATATACTGTAATGCCAATGGAATTGGTGTGGGAAGGTATGTGGAAGGAGGCAGAGGAGCTTGTAGAGGTCCGGGTAGATGGTCTGCTTATGCAGGTACAGCCGCTTGAAAGTCGTCGGGGGATCATAGTAAGGCTCTTGGACTGTCCATTGGATGCCTACCTCAATCCTCGTTATGGACCAGGTCAGATCATTGAGTGGTCATAG
- a CDS encoding ClpP family protease → MEHYSNLSSGNEETEAPEQPEVGQRPVLPAMEALQQLGQTSMPGSESNIFCMTIIGQIEGHLILPPQNKTTKYEHIIPQLVAAEQNPRIEGLMILLNTVGGDVEAGLAIAEMIASMSKPTVTIVIGGGHSIGVPIAVSSTYSYIAESATMTIHPIRMSGLVIGVPQTFEYMEKMQERVVRFVVSHSRITEERFKELMFKTGELNRDIGTAVGGIDAVKYGLMDAVGGIGEALKQLNTIIETRRQQNGMTGTPQQPPYAPFSPNATGTPTGTLSSEHSKELPQ, encoded by the coding sequence ATGGAACATTACAGCAATTTATCTTCTGGCAACGAGGAAACGGAAGCGCCAGAACAACCAGAGGTTGGACAAAGACCCGTTTTACCTGCTATGGAGGCTTTACAGCAGCTGGGTCAAACCTCCATGCCCGGAAGCGAGTCCAATATTTTTTGTATGACGATTATCGGTCAGATTGAAGGACACCTCATCTTACCGCCTCAAAACAAAACAACAAAATATGAGCATATTATTCCGCAGTTGGTAGCGGCAGAGCAAAACCCACGTATCGAAGGATTAATGATTTTGCTGAATACAGTTGGTGGTGATGTAGAGGCAGGACTGGCTATTGCAGAAATGATCGCATCGATGAGTAAACCAACAGTGACCATTGTTATAGGAGGTGGACATAGCATCGGTGTGCCGATTGCTGTATCTTCTACGTATTCTTATATTGCCGAGAGTGCGACGATGACCATTCATCCAATTCGTATGAGCGGTCTGGTCATCGGAGTCCCACAGACTTTTGAATATATGGAAAAAATGCAGGAGCGTGTCGTCCGCTTCGTCGTTTCTCATTCTCGCATTACAGAAGAGCGGTTTAAGGAACTGATGTTCAAAACTGGTGAATTAAACCGCGACATTGGTACAGCGGTCGGAGGAATTGATGCAGTAAAATACGGTTTGATGGATGCGGTTGGTGGTATAGGAGAGGCGCTGAAACAGTTGAATACCATCATTGAGACACGCCGTCAGCAGAACGGCATGACAGGGACTCCACAGCAGCCCCCTTATGCACCTTTTTCGCCCAATGCCACAGGCACCCCTACAGGAACCCTTTCAAGTGAGCACAGCAAGGAGCTGCCCCAATGA